ATCCCGAAACCCCACGCCCCCCAGAACCAACCACAAATGGAGGTGGGCAATCTCCCAGCGCTCCCTCACCCATCGAACAGAAAAAATATGTTGATGTCACCTCCCCAATGGTAGGGACTTTCTACCGCGCACCAGCACCAGGAGAATCAGCCTTTGCAGAAGTTGGCGATCGCGTCCGTTCTAACCAAACGGTATGTATCATTGAAGCCATGAAACTGATGAATGAAATTGAAGCTGAAGTATCTGGACAGATAGTGGAAATACTCGCCCAAAATGGTGAACCTGTAGAATATGGTCAAGTTTTGATGCGAATAAACCCTGATTAAGTATTAATCTATATAACGAATGATCATTGTCAAATTTGTTTAGTCCAGTTCTTGCGGGTCAAACAGTAATGAAACAAATGTTGCCTGTACCGCCAGAAGTCGTGCAACAAGTAGCTGAGTATTTCAGCTTACTCAGTGAACCAATGCGTTTACGACTGTTGCATCTGCTGCGGGATGATGAAAAATGCGTACAAGAGTTGGTAGAGGCAACCCAGACATCTCAAGCCAATGTCTCTAAACACCTCAAGGTAATGTGGCAAGCGGGAATTCTCAGCCGCCGCAGCGAGGGAACCTGTGCCTACTACCGTGTGGAAGACGACATGATTTTTGAGTTATGTAACCGGGTTTGCGATCGCCTAGCTAACAGGCTAGAACAGCAAGCCCGGAATTTTCGTGTTTTGAATACAACTAAGTAGCAATCCCTCGGTAGTAAGTAATATGCAAATATTTACGACTATGCAACCAGCTACTTTCTGGTAAATCAGGGAGGGATACGGGTTATAAAGGAAAATTACTATGGAGCGTCTGTTGAGTCGTTACTCTTACAGAGAACCCACATAGTATTCCTGAACTCCCCAATTCCCAATTCCCATTTTTATCAATTTTTCCAAACACGATTCATCACGGTTAAGACCTAAAGTTGATAATTCTTATCAAAACTTGCTCTGGTTAAAGGTTGTTCCAACTCCAATCCTTCTCCACCCAAAACATCTAATTGTTTGCCATTAACCTCAATAAATACCTTACCTGTAGGGTTAGTTGCTGTTGCTGTGTAAACTACCTGTCCTAAACGTCCAATCATCGAAGCGCTACCACCACCACTGGTGTACTCGGTTGATAGATTCACATGGACACCATCACTCTTTACCTTTAAACCCAATAATTTGGTTCCCTGGGGAATAGTACTAGAGTTAGTTCCTTCCGTCGGACCGGCTAGCAAAGTATCAAAGGCGGCAGCTAACACCTGCTGCCCATCATCCTTCGCAACTTTTACCTTAATTGCCTGGGGTACTAATTTAAAACTTTTATCCGTAGCTTGTAACCAATAAATCTCTGCCGACTTTTCAATTGATGGGGTTCCATTGGGTTGTTCTATCCCTGTTCCCGGCGTATTTTGGGGAGAATTCCAAGCATACCAAGCTACACCACCACTCACCGCCACCACAGCAGCGGCGATCGCAGCAATCACACCAGACGAAATCCGATTTGAACCTTCTTGTTTCATATAACGAACCTTCCTAAAATTCTCAAAATAGAATAATCACTATCAAATTTAGTAGATAAAACCTGGGAAGTAATTCTCAGTAACCAGCTTTGTTGAGAAATGTTTTCTGCTCACTGAATTTTCAGACCTAGGTCTATTCTCACAGAATCATTAGCTGACAGCAATTTGCACAATGTATCGGAAAATAAATCCATACTAATTTGCGCTACAGAGGGATTCTCTGTTACCCAGCCCATATTCAACATGGCATTACCTTAATTCTTTATTCCTGCTTATTTCCCGTAAATCGGTATAATATTCAGATTCCAATAAATTGTCTAACAAAAAATTCTATTCCACCCCAAATTCAATACAATTTATCTCATAAAATCTATAACTCATGACGTTATCTAAGAATCTGAAGTTTCCCAAAATTGAGATGTCGGTTCAATCCGTATAAAAATTGCTACTTCTAACGCTTTTGGCTGCATTTCTAATTTCAGAATTCTCAGAGTTAGCCCACCCGCATCTAAATGACCTAGGTCTAATCTTTGGTTAATATTTTTAACAACTAAGTTAACAAATTGTGACGGAACCTGTTGACCACCAACAAATATGACAGGCTCAATCAATTTTAACTGTCTACCACGAACTATACCCAATCCCGAAGATATTTTTATCGGCAAAGGCTGTTGATTGTTTTGTGCCAATTCACCCTGAAACTCAAAACGATTATTCTCAGAAAAAATTATTTTGGGATGCTGTAAATTAATACCAGGTGACTGCAAGTTATTATTACCACTTCCCAAGGAGGTAAATTTTTGTAATCTAGAGGTAAATGTCGGCGATTGCAAAAATTTATTGACATCTTCTGGGGTTAAAACTAATCGTACACCTGCCTGTATTGGTTGTTGGAATTGGGGGCGCTTCTGATTAAAACGACGTAAATTCAAGACAATTTCATCGGTCTCTAACTCTAAAAGAGAAATCCGAATATCCTGCTTTTTCAATTGCAATGAACGTCCCGCAATCCGTAACTTTGTCACCTTCCCTTGCAATAATCCATGGGTAGGAGCATTATCAACACGTACTAGTAATTCCCCTTCTGGGGTCAATTGAGAACGAATGGCTTTTTCTGCGGTACGTTCCACGATTAGCCCCGCAGGGGTGAAAATACCCAGTAAACTGGAAAGAAAAATTGTCAGAAATTCCATGAAAGTAAAAATTTCAACATCGGAATGCCCCTAAATTTACCAGAGAAGTTGGAAATAGGTAAGAATTATTTCCCCTTGAACTCCCTAATCCCTTAAGCTTTTAACCCTTTAACCCCTTATCTGTCCATTGAAACTCAATACACAAATCCAAGGTGCTGGTTTTCCGCTTCTTTGTTTACATGGTCATCCCGGTTCCGGTGCGAGTATGGGTGTATTTACCAGCCATCTCCAGCAAGGTTATCGGACTATTGCCCCAGATTTGCGCGGATACGGCAAAAGTCGCTTCCGTGATGATTTTGCTATGGAAGACCATTTACATGACTTAGAGGCTCTCCTAGACCAGTTAAATATTGATAAGTTCCTGGTATTGGGATGGTCTTTAGGCGGTATCTTAGCGATGGAACTAGCCCTGCGTTTTCCAGAAAGGGTGACAGGGTTAATCCTGGTTGCTACAGCTGCCAGACCTCGGGGCAATCATCCACCCATCACTTGGCAAGATAATTTATATACAGGGATTGCGGCACTGTTAAATTTAGTTAAGCCGGGATGGCGGTGGAATATTCAGACTTTTGGTCGGCGATCGCTGTTTCGTTACCTGATTCAACAGCACCACCCCACAGCATACAACTACATTGCCCAAGCTGCCGTTCCAGCCTACCTACAAACATCCCCAGCAGCCACCAACGCTCTCTATACAGCCATTCGGGCAGGCTACAACAGAGTGCCTGACTTAAAAAATATTACTTGCCCTAGTTTAGTACTATGCGGTGCCCAAGATAGACACATAACCCCTGAAGCGAGCCAAGAAACATCCGCACATCTGGTTAACAGCCAATACTATTGCTACCCCAACACCGCTCACCTACTTCCCTGGGAAATCCCCCAGCAATTACTAGCAGACATCGATCAATGGTTATCAGAGAACCAGGAAAATACCGTCCACTCCCCGGAAAGTCAATAGACTTACCCACCAACTCCACTGTGAACACCCAAAATTAGGCTCACAAGCACAGCTGTAGATAAGTCTAAATACAAATAAATATTGAGAATGCGACTAAATACGATTTTGTAGTCGATGAGAAACTAGCCTTATAAACAGTTATGAGCGATCGCGGATTACCCAACAGTGAGAATCTATCTACCAAAATTAAAACTACCTTGGATAGTAAATTAACTCACTGTCTTCTATTCCTTAGTCGCTGCCCCCTGCTAGCATTATATTTGACCGCTAAAGGCAGGCTTTACTTTACGGTCAATCCGTTCCCCCAAGTCATCAGCAATCGTCAGATTGCTTGGCTTACAACGTTTGATCTCTACCTTAATGCCCTGCGCTCCTTCCGTTTCCAAATCTTCTACGTAACCTTTAGTCGCCGCTTGGGCTTCTGTGGAACTTAGGAATGGTCCAAAGTAGTAGGTGCAACGGGGATTTTGGGTTACAACTTCTACCCACCAAACCAGACCTAAGCCCTCAGAGGCATTAATCAACAATTCCTTAAAATTATCCCAAATGGTTTTCATGGTTTTTGTCGATTTCTAAACGTGGTAATCGGTTTTAAATGGACTGTTAGTGATGATTGTCTTTACACTTCTTTATACTCTGTTACGATTCTTTTTTCCAAGATTTTTTTTGTAATTTATCCAAATACAACGTGTTATTCCAACGCTGGCGATAAATTTCATAGAGGGTCATACCCGCAGCTACAGAGGCATTCAGGCTCGGCGTCTTCCCTTGTAGCGGAATTGACACCAAAAAATCACAACATTTTTGTGTCAACAAACTTAAACCTTCACCTTCTGCACCAACGACCAAAACGATCGCCCCATTGAAATCAACCGTATGTACGCTTTCGCTAGCTTCGGCGGCAGTACCATAAATCCAGAAGCCTGAAGATTTTAACTCTTCTAAAGCCCGGTGTAAATTCACCACCCTCGCCACAGGGAAGTTTTCTAAAGCACCTGCTGCTACTTTCATCACTGTGGAGGTGACTCCCGAAGCCCGACGTTGGGGGATAATTAGACCTTGAGCGCCAATCGCTTCAGCAGTACGGATAATTGCCCCCAAATTATGGGGATCGGTAATACCATCCGCAGCAACAATCACGGGATCATTCACCTTTTTGGCTTGCTCAATCAACTCATGCAAGTCCATATACTCATGGGGAGAGACTTGAGCTGCTATACCTTGGTGGTTTGCGGCAAAGGTAATTTGATCCAAACGCTTTGGTTCAACTTCATCAATGATGGCACCATTTTCCTTGGCGCGGGCAATTAAAGAATGAAATCGGGGATCGTAACGCAGACGCGCAGTAATCCAAATGCGGTTGAGATTCCGCTCATTTTCTAAAGCAGTCAAAACAGGATGGCGACCATAAATCAGATCACAATCTTCCTCTGGTGGTTTCTCCACTAGTAGGGGAGGACGAGGACGACGACTAGGACGGGAACCAGGGGCAACAAATTTGTCCTCTCCTGGACGGGGGTGACGAATTTGTCTAGTAACAACACGCTTGCCTTTGAGTTTCAAAGGTTGCCCACCATTATTTTCAGCAGTAGAGTTTGCTTTCTTAGGTTTATTTGTCATGGTTGAATAAAATTTGAGGTATAGCTGAATAGTGGGCATCCTGTCATCTCAAAATATACTGAATCTACTTGTGTGATTCCGCTATCGTGAGGAGGATTTCACCGCTATTTTTGCAGTTGAAGTTTTTGCAGTAATTCCATCAAACGCTGGAAATCAGTTAAATATAGATAACCAATTAAGGTTTCTAAACCTGTTGCTTGCTGATATGTTTGGGGATTAACCCGCTTTGGACGACCTGTAGCAGCATTACGACCCCGACGAACAACTTCTAATTCGGTATCTTTGAGGTGAGGAGTCAGCGATCGCAATAGTTCTGCTTGTGCCTCTGCTCTGACTTGTGCTACCACTAAACGGTGATAAGCATCCGAACGCTGTGGTGGCAGGAGATAGAACGCCCTCACGTACAGTTCATATACTGCATCCCCTAAATATGCCAAAGCTGGAGGAGATAGCTGCCGTACTTGACTAAGAGAAGAAACTGTTGGCGACAATAGCTCAAGAGTTACGCCCGCCATATTACACCAAGACGACTCCATGTTTATTGGTTCATCCTGAGACTGTAATTGTTTTTCCTCCTTTGATTCCACAAGCTAACTATTCCTGATGGCTAATATTGACAGGGTGGGGGCAGGATTAATGATTGGGATAGTACTTTTACTAGTCGAAGTAGCTGGAAAATAGCACAAGGGGAAATCCTGATTATTTGGTCATGATTTATGATTTCCATGACGTAATTTATCCCCGATACCCAACAGGCTTATCTCTAGTTGTGAGAGTGTTTCATAATTGACTAACTTGAAAATAGGTTAGAGGTGAGAGCATTTCCAACTCTTCTTATTGCCTAATGCCAATACCCTTTTCCTTGCTTTATTTGGATATACCCATTGAATGAAAACTATATACCTAATTAGGGTGATAGTTTAGACCATAGCATCAATGTGATGAAGAAGTTAAGGAGTTGCAAATTTTTCAGTTTTTTTTCGGGATTGCTCCCTATTAACAAGTACCTACATAGCTACCTAGTCTTGGTTTGTACCGATATATTAATAATTTACTGGGAGATATAATACTATATATGCTTTGCGGCAAGATTGGTTAGGTCAAAGTGACAATTTTTTGACCGTTGCCCTGAAGATTGACAGAATGCCTTTGTACATTTTCCAATTCTTCGGAAAATAGAACTATAGCAGGGGTAATATCTCACAAACTATTTCAGACTGTAAGGATTTGTTAAAAGCCTTAATCTAATTGGGAACTGCCATACAATTTACTTCTTACCAAAATTAAGCTATCCAGATGCAAAAATCGGATAGCTAATTTTGTTTATGGTCAAGCTATTAGGATTGGTTGAGATTTTCCAAAGCCGCATCAACTGATGTTTGCAGGGCAAGGAATTTCTCTAAGCGTACAAGCTTGACCGTTTGGGTGACGCGAGCATTGGTGACAATTTGCAAAGTACCACTGGCAGTTTGCGCCTGTTTGGCAAGCTGTACCAAAGCTCCCAAACCAGAACTGTCAACAAAGTCAATTTGGGAAAGATCCAAAATAATATTTTTGGGACCTTCATCAATTTTGTTGCCTAGTACCTTGCGAAATGTCGGCTCAGAAAAAGCGTCTAATAAACCTGTGAGGCGGAACAGCTGACAGTTATCCCGGACTTCACGAGTACCCCGCAGGCTTACGGTGAGATTCAGTGGTTCAGCAATAATTCCCTCCTCCTGTTAACGATGAACGCTCCAGTATATATGGTTTTGAGGTAAGTTGTCTACAACTTACCGAGTGGTTAGGGGTAATTTTGTCAAGAGCCAAGCAATTGATAATTTATCCATAGGAAATCATGGTTGTGTTCAAATCACTGGTGAAGTGGTTTAAGCACTTACCCCTAACGAGCAGAAATTTCCACTCTCTTCATTTTTACCTGACTGTGGCAGATGTGGCTTGTTTTGCTGTTTGCATTGCTTGGACAAACTTGGCAAATAGATAATCTGCATCATGGGGACCAGGAGATGCTTCTGGGTGGTATTGTACGGAGAAGACTGGCAGAGTTTTGTGACTGACTCCGGCAATGGTTAAGTCGTTTAAATTCAGATGACTGATTTCCACATGATTGTTAGGTAAAGAGTCAGGGTTAATCGCAAAGCTATGATTTTGACTCGTGATTTCTACTTTTTGCTGTAAACCTGCGGGTTGATTTAAACCGCGATGACCAAATTTCAGTTTAAAAGTAGTTGCACCTAGGGCTTGTCCCAGAATTTGGTGTCCCATACAAATACCAAACATAGGTTTTTGGCTTTGCAGGAGGTTTTTCGTGGTTTCAATCCCTTCTGTGACTGCTGCGGGGTCTCCTGGTCCGTTGGAAAGGAAAATGCCATCGGGGTTATGCTGGAGAATTTCCGCCGCCGAGGTATCGGCAGGTACGACAATTACGCGACAGCCATAACTAGCCAGACGGCGGAGAATGTTTCGTTTCACGCCGAAATCTAGAGCCACAACGGTGAGGGTTTCTTGATTGTCAGCGATCGCCGGGGAACCATATTGCCAATTTGCCGGAGTGGGGTCAGACCATTCATAAACTGTAGAAGTGGTGACTTCTTGGACGAGGTTTAAACCTTGCATATTGGGCGCTGCGAGGACTTTTTCCAGTAATTCTGCTTCGTCGAGAATGTCCGTGGAAATCCCTCCATTCATAGCTCCATGGGTACGAATTTTCCGAGTCAGGGCGCGGGTATCGATGCCGTAAATGCCGGGGATTTGGTATTGTTTGAGGTAGTCTGGTAAAGATTGGGTAGAACGCCAGTTACTGGGACGGGGACAAATATTGCGAGCGATCGCCCCTCGCACCTGTGGACGTTCAGATTCTTCATCTTCGGGGTTAACACCGGTATTACCTAATTCTGGATAAGTAAAAATGACGATCTGACCGCAGTAGCTAGGATCGGTGAGTACTTCTTGATATCCAGTCATGCCAGTGTTAAACACCACTTCTCCGATCGCTGTGCCAGTAGCACCAAAAGACCAACCTCGATAGGCGGTTCCATCTGCGAGGACAAGCAAAGCAGGTATTGCGTCAGACAGGGGCATAGGCGATTTTGGTGGTGGATATTTGTCGGTTGTCAATTGTCGGTTGCGATGGTTAATTATGCCATGGCTGGATGATTTTAAAGTGGAAAGTTTTTGATCAGATTGGGGATTTGCTAACTTCTTGGTAAATATTCTGCAAATATATTGAGGAATGGATCGGGAATTGGCAATGAAATTGTCAAAATAAGGATAACTGGATTCAGCCTTGTCCATAATCAAAAGTGGAGTTTTGCCATTGCGACCTCAGGAGGTAATCTCACAATAGATGCAGTTTCACTTCCCATTTTCAAAACAGTAGATTTGAGCATCCGATGACAGTTAAAATCAGAATTAATTATGCATCAGTCTTATTTACCCCGGATAACACTTATTTTTTTGGTGTTCATCTCGACTGTTTTGACTTCTGCCTGCCATTCGAGGCAAAATGTCCGGACTACTGTAACACCTCAACCTGAGCCACCTGCACCTAGTGCTGCTGTCGAAAATTCAGTTTCCCAAAGTCCCCACATTCAGGGGGAGGACTCTGTCAGTTTAGCCGCCTATGAATCGGCGTTGGATAAAGCTGCTGGGGCTTTTAGTATCAGTCAGTCTGCCCAATCTACTGGGGATTGGAATTTAGTCGCTAGCCAGTATCGAGAGGCGATCGCGATTATGCAGCAAGTCAAAAAGCTGAGTCCCTACTTTGTTAGCGCCCAAACTAAAATCTCTGAGTATCACAAACAAATGCGATACGCACAAAAGCAGTCAGTGATACGTACGTCGGCAATCACTCAACCTGAGAATAGAAGAATGGCGGTGACAGTTCCCCAGGGGGCAATTTCTGAGGCGGCAAAAACTCAGCCATCCCCCAAAATCCTCCCTGACTCCCGTCCTCAAACTCAAACTTCCATTACCGTACCCACGGCGACACCCAGTGTGACACAACAACAACAGGTATTTGCCGTACCGACAAAACGCCGAACTGAACCAGGGGTGATTGTGGCTCCGATTAAACGTCGGGTAGGCGGTACACCGATTATTGAAGTAACTTTTAATGGCAATCAAAGTTTTGAGATGATTGTCGATACTGGGGCGAGTGGCACTGTGATTACCCAAGCCATGGCAAATGCTTTAAATGTGGTGACTGTAGGTAAAGCCAAGGCAAATACAGCTAGCGCTAAGGCAGTTGAGTTTCCCATTGCCTATGTCGATACGATTGCGGTGGGTGGTTTAACCGTGCGTCGAGTGGCAGTGGCGATCGCCGGAGTAGAATTAGAAACCGGACTCCTAGGACATGACTTTTTTGGGGAGTACGAAATTACCATTAAACGTGATTCTGTAGAATTCCGTCCCCCCTCCTATTCCCAAGCTAACCCTGTAGAAACTGGACTAATTCCTCCAACTTCCTCCAAGCTGCCCCCGTCTGAAGAGTCTCCCTAGCCAGTTTTATGCCCTGGGCATGATCCAATAAAGGAACTGCCTCACCTACTTGTAAAGCTAAAGCGGCATTTAATGCCACAACATCTTCCTGGGCTTTTGTTCCCTTGCCCTGCAAGACATTTCGGAGAATTTCTGCATTTTCTGACACATCTCCACCTTGTAAAGCTATCAGTGGAGCCGGAGTTAAATCTAATTCCTGGGGATTGAGAGTAGTTTGCTGGACTTTGCCATCTGCTAATACTGCTAAATCCGTAATATCACCCAGTCCCGCTTCATCCAGCCTTTCCCTACCATGCAATACAATTGCCTTTGCCGTTCCCAAGTATTGCAGAGATGTAGCAATAGTTGCCAGCAACTGAGGATTAAAGACCCCAATAACTTGCCCCGTGGGGTGGAGAGGATTCACGAGGGGACCAAGTAAATTAAATACAGTTCTGACTTTCAGTGTTTTGCGAATTCCGGCTACAGATTTCAGGGCTGGATGCCATCCAGGAGCGAAGAGAAAGGTAATCCCTACTTCTTTGACTGCGGCTTGTACTCGCTCACTAGGAGCTGTCAAATTGATACCTAGGGCTTCTAAAACATCCGCACTCCCCACACGACTAGAAGCGGAACGATTGCCATGCTTGGCTACGGGAACACCGCAAGCAGCAGTTACAAACGCAACTGCGGTGGAAATATTAAAAGTTGAAGCTCCATCACCACCAGTACCACAGGTATCGACGAGGGGAGTGGGAATTTGAGTTGTGGTTTCTCCTAGGGACTGGGATTGTAAAACCTCTGCCATTCCGGCTAATTCTTCTGGGGATACGCCTTGGCACTGAATTGCAGTTAAAATCGCTCCTGATAGTTCGGGAGGAATTGCTTCACTCAGCCATCCTTCCATCAATTCAGCAGCTTGATTACGAGATAGGGATTGTTTATCTAGTAATTGTTGCAGTAGGGCAGACCAGTTTCCAGTAGGTTGGGAAGGGGAAATCGGCAATTGGCTCATAGCAAGGAGGCAAAAAAGTAAGCGCCATCATTTTCTCACAATTTGCCATGGCTCAATTGTCAAAACTATTCTATGGGTAAAGAAGAAACATCTAATTGATGATGTGGCTGAGGTATGGTAAGGGGGGTTAAAGGGTTAGTAGGGGAGACAATACCCCCGGAGACAACAATTTTAAATGCGTCTTCGATGGACATGGATAAATTTATGACTTCATTTTCTGGGATGACTGCATACCAACCAGTGGTGGGATTGGGGGTGGTAGGAATGAAGATGCTGATTACAGGTGTGGAGATGCGTGATTGAATATCATCGCTCATGGTTCCAGTCACAAAGGCGATCGCCCACATTCCTCGACGGGGGTATTCGACTAGCACGACTCGACGGAACTTACCATTACTATCTTTGAGTATGGTTTCTAAAAGTTGTTTGAGAGTTTTGTATACTTGTCCGGCTAGGGGAATTGCTGCTAAGGAACGTTCACCAAAATCTAGTAACCAACGTCCGGCAATATTCCTTGCCATTAAACCAATAATTAGAATACTCAATAGTGGTACAGTCAATCCCACCAAGAGGTTCAACAAGTTCACCAGTAACGGATGTAGTCCATCAAAAGGATTCAACTGTTTGGGAACTCGTGTGAGAAAATCAATTACCCAATTGGCAATAGTGATTGTTAACCAAATTGTGGTTGCCAGTGGAATTACCACTAGTAAACCTGCAATCAGGTCGTTTTTTAAATCCTGTTTCCACCGTGCGATCGCCAAACCCTGATTCTCCTTTTTTCGGCTAGGGGAATTTTAGATGAATCACATTTCACATTTAGTTTAACAATTAGTTACTCATCTATGATCCCCAATGAGGAAGGTTTCGGGGAAAGGTTGGTTTTTCAGTATCCCGTTAGCGGTTAACTGTCAACCGTTTGCTATTATTTATTATCCATTAATAAATTACCCATCACCCATTTTCTGCTAATTGTCATGGGAATACGAGTAATTCTCAAGGGATTCTCCTAAAATAATTAGCGAGTAATCGTAAATTAATAATATGCGAGTAGTAGCCCTTGTCCCTGGTGGAATTGGCGACCAAATTTTATTTTTCCCCACTTTAGATGACCTGAAGCGAAATTATCCCGACGCTCAGATTGATGTGGTGACTGAACCGCGTTCCAAACCTGCTTACAAACTGAGTAAGTCTGTGAATGAGGTCTTAACCTTTGATTTTCAAGACCGTAACAGTTTAGCTGATTGGGGTAACTTGGTCGGTTCCCTGCGCGATCGCGAGTATGATGCAGTTATTGTCTTAGGACAAAGTTGGTCATTAGGTCTTGTACTGTGGTTGACGGGGATTCCCACTCGTATCGGTTATCAAGGTAGTATTTCCAAGTTTCTGACTCAATCGTTCCCCCAGAAAACACAGCAGTATTTCGCTGCTAGCTACCATGATCTACTTCAAGGTTTTGGGATTAAGTCACCCTGTCCAGAATTAGCGGTGAATGTTCCCAAACCTGATATTGATTGGGCAGATAAGGAACAATTGAAATTAGGAGTCAAGGAAACTGGATATGTTTTGCTCCATCCTGGTTTTTGCCATGGAGCGGGAAAAGCTGGTAGAGAGAGAATTTATCCCTCTGCTAGCTGGGTGGAAATTATCAAGGATATTCAAGAGAAACAACCAGACATTCCCCTCGTCGTTGTGCAATCTGCTGATGATGGAGAATTTGTCCGTCCTCTCAAGGATGCTGTTCCAACTATCAAGGTGACTTTTCCCAGTGACTTGGGTAAGCTAGCTGCGATGATTGCTGGGGCAAATTTAATGCTCTGTACAGATCATGCGCCCATGCATCTCAGTGTTGCTGTACAAACCTATACAATTGCCCTATTTGGTGATGGAGAGCCAAAACAACTTTTGCCCCAGAGCGATCGCTT
The Calothrix sp. 336/3 DNA segment above includes these coding regions:
- a CDS encoding DUF502 domain-containing protein, with amino-acid sequence MAIARWKQDLKNDLIAGLLVVIPLATTIWLTITIANWVIDFLTRVPKQLNPFDGLHPLLVNLLNLLVGLTVPLLSILIIGLMARNIAGRWLLDFGERSLAAIPLAGQVYKTLKQLLETILKDSNGKFRRVVLVEYPRRGMWAIAFVTGTMSDDIQSRISTPVISIFIPTTPNPTTGWYAVIPENEVINLSMSIEDAFKIVVSGGIVSPTNPLTPLTIPQPHHQLDVSSLPIE
- the trpD gene encoding anthranilate phosphoribosyltransferase — encoded protein: MSQLPISPSQPTGNWSALLQQLLDKQSLSRNQAAELMEGWLSEAIPPELSGAILTAIQCQGVSPEELAGMAEVLQSQSLGETTTQIPTPLVDTCGTGGDGASTFNISTAVAFVTAACGVPVAKHGNRSASSRVGSADVLEALGINLTAPSERVQAAVKEVGITFLFAPGWHPALKSVAGIRKTLKVRTVFNLLGPLVNPLHPTGQVIGVFNPQLLATIATSLQYLGTAKAIVLHGRERLDEAGLGDITDLAVLADGKVQQTTLNPQELDLTPAPLIALQGGDVSENAEILRNVLQGKGTKAQEDVVALNAALALQVGEAVPLLDHAQGIKLARETLQTGAAWRKLEELVQFLQG
- a CDS encoding glycosyltransferase family 9 protein, coding for MRVVALVPGGIGDQILFFPTLDDLKRNYPDAQIDVVTEPRSKPAYKLSKSVNEVLTFDFQDRNSLADWGNLVGSLRDREYDAVIVLGQSWSLGLVLWLTGIPTRIGYQGSISKFLTQSFPQKTQQYFAASYHDLLQGFGIKSPCPELAVNVPKPDIDWADKEQLKLGVKETGYVLLHPGFCHGAGKAGRERIYPSASWVEIIKDIQEKQPDIPLVVVQSADDGEFVRPLKDAVPTIKVTFPSDLGKLAAMIAGANLMLCTDHAPMHLSVAVQTYTIALFGDGEPKQLLPQSDRFVGVKSSTGKITDIPAKTVLTKIWGG